The genomic DNA ACGTCTATCCGGCGGAAGTCGAAAGCGTTTTGCACGAGTGCCCGGCCGTGGCCGAAGCCGCCGTCATCGGTATTCCCGACCCCAAGTGGGGTGAAATCGGCGTGGCATTTGTCGTCCTGACCCAGGACATCGCCGACGCCGACCTCGCGGCATTTTGCCGCGCGCGCCTTGCCGCTTACAAAGTTCCAAAGCGCTTCGTTCGTTTGTCGGCGCTGCCTAAAACCGGCGCGCACAAGGTAGATAAGCTCGCCCTCCGCGCCCAACTCACCGAAGGCACACCCGAAACTCAGAAAGGACGATGACCTGATGCCACACATCACGACCAACGGCGTGCAACTCTACGTGGAAGACACCGGTGGTGACCGCCCGGCGGTGCTGTTCATTGCCGGGCTGGGGTATGACGAGTGGTTCTGGGCGCAGTCGGTTGCCCCCTACCTGCGGGATGACTACCGACTGGTGATGCCGGCCAACCGCGGCGCCGGTCGGAGCGACAAGCCGGCCGGCCCCTACACAACGGCCCAGATGGCGGCCGACATGCTCGGTCTGCTGGACGCGCTGGCGCTCGAACAGGTCATCGTCGTCGGGCATTCGCTTGGCGGCTTCATTGCGCAGGAACTTACCCTGGCCGCTCCCAACCGGGTGCGCAAACTCGTGCTGGCCGGAACGAGCTTTGGCGGTCCGCAGTCCATCCCACCTACACCGGCCGCCCTGGCAGTGCTGATGCTCGACCGGACGCTTGACCCGATGGAACTCATTCGGCGGGGACTAGAGACGGCCGTCGCCCCGGCGTTTCTCGCCGCCAAGCCGCCCATGCTCGACGCCCTGATTGCCTACCGGCTCACAACACCCGTGCCGCCTGAAGCCTTCCAAAGCCAGTTGATGGCCGGGGCCGCCCACGATGCTGCCGACCGCATCGCGGCCATCGGCTGTCCGACGCTGCTGGTGGCCGGCGAACTCGACCAAGTCGTTCCACCGGGCAACGTCGCCTTGCTCCAGGCCAAGCTTCCCCAGGCCGAGTCGGTGGTGATTCCCGACGCCGGCCACCTGTTCCCCATCGAAAAACCCCAGGAAACGGCAACGGCCCTGGCCGACTTTTTCCGC from Chloracidobacterium validum includes the following:
- a CDS encoding alpha/beta fold hydrolase, yielding MPHITTNGVQLYVEDTGGDRPAVLFIAGLGYDEWFWAQSVAPYLRDDYRLVMPANRGAGRSDKPAGPYTTAQMAADMLGLLDALALEQVIVVGHSLGGFIAQELTLAAPNRVRKLVLAGTSFGGPQSIPPTPAALAVLMLDRTLDPMELIRRGLETAVAPAFLAAKPPMLDALIAYRLTTPVPPEAFQSQLMAGAAHDAADRIAAIGCPTLLVAGELDQVVPPGNVALLQAKLPQAESVVIPDAGHLFPIEKPQETATALADFFRR